In Hyphomicrobiales bacterium, a single window of DNA contains:
- a CDS encoding HK97 family phage prohead protease — translation MKPLQALSSHGVFAGYASLFGRRDGQGDIVMPGAFSDSLRKRSAAGVRMLFQHDPAEPVGTWLEIRETPRGLYVLGRLDRNVQRGRELLSLLESGGIDGLSIGFRTVAAKTDRIIKARRLLNVDLWEISLVTFPMLEGARVSNVKSASRALADSLFAKGPHSKQHGVT, via the coding sequence ATGAAGCCTCTCCAGGCGCTCTCCAGTCATGGCGTTTTTGCTGGTTATGCCAGCTTGTTCGGCAGGCGGGATGGGCAGGGCGATATCGTGATGCCCGGTGCCTTTTCCGACTCCCTGCGGAAGCGAAGTGCTGCTGGCGTGCGCATGCTCTTCCAGCATGATCCCGCCGAACCCGTGGGCACCTGGCTGGAGATCCGCGAGACGCCGCGCGGGCTCTACGTGCTGGGCCGCCTCGACCGCAATGTGCAGCGTGGGCGGGAACTGCTTTCGCTGCTGGAATCCGGCGGCATCGATGGGCTGTCGATCGGCTTCCGCACCGTTGCGGCGAAGACCGACCGCATCATCAAGGCGCGCCGCCTGCTCAATGTCGATCTCTGGGAAATCTCGCTCGTCACCTTCCCCATGCTGGAAGGCGCGCGGGTGAGCAACGTGAAGTCTGCAAGCCGGGCCTTGGCGGACTCTCTTTTCGCAAAGGGCCCTCATTCAAAACAACATGGAGTGACGTGA